A part of Thalassophryne amazonica chromosome 3, fThaAma1.1, whole genome shotgun sequence genomic DNA contains:
- the rassf5 gene encoding ras association domain-containing protein 5 isoform X4, translating to MTVNTVPTPSMTSSNSMSSGYCSLDEESEDFSFFTAKTSFFHKPKRAAKENEAKEENDGGTKDLSEEEVRKRIEEYNAQDSDNLMNLAADGSYTGIIQVHLRLSRPVTVPAVETAGSEGGSRHTDSSNRSPTSEGQERTDCGQSEKRTSFYLPCDCVKQIHIGSHTTTREVIQGLLKKFMVLDNPQKFALYRQTHRDGQDLFQKLPLSERPLLLRLIAGPDPDQLSFVLKENETGEVEWHAFSVPELHNFLVILEKEEAERVRAVEQKYTVYRRKLQKALEQHNP from the exons ATGACTGTCAATACAGTGCCGACCCCCTCCATGACCAGCAGTAACAGCATGAGCAGCGGGTACTGCAGCCTGGATGAAGAAAGCGAAGACTTCTCTTTCTTCACAGCCAAGACCTCGTTCTTCCACAAGCCAAAGCGAGCAGCCAAG GAGAATGAGGCAAAGGAGGAAAATGATGGCGGGACAAAAGATCTGTCAGAGGAAGAGGTGCGGAAAAGGATAGAGGAGTATAACGCTCAAGACTCTGACAATCTCATGAATCTG GCCGCAGACGGCTCCTACACAGGTATCATTCAGGTCCACCTCAGGCTCAGTCGACCCGTCACAGTCCCTGCTGTGGAGACAGCGGGGTCAGAGGGCGGGTCGCGGCACACAGACTCAAGCAATCGCTCACCAACGTCAGAAGGTCAGGAAAGGACTGACTGTGGGCAGAGTGAAAAGAGAACGTCTTTCTATTTGCCATGCGACTGTGTGAAGCAGATCCACATCGGCTCTCATACCACCACCAGAGAAGTCATCCAGGGTCTGCTGAAAAAGTTCATGGTGCTGGACAATCCGCAAAAGTTTGCACTGTACAGGCAGACGCACCGCGACGGACAGG atctgttccagaaactTCCCCTGTCTGAACGTCCTCTTCTTCTAAGGTTGATAGCAGGGCCGGACCCGGATCAGCTCAGTTTTGTCCTTAAGGAAAATGAGACTGGGGAAGTGGAG TGGCATGCCTTTTCTGTCCCCGAGCTTCATAATTTCCTGGTCATCCTGGAGAAGGAGGAGGCGGAGCGCGTTCGGGCGGTGGAACAGAAATATACAGTGTACCGACGGAAATTGCAAAAGGCACTGGAACAACATAATCCCTGA